GTTAGTGCTTAGCATGACCATCTCACTGGTGAATCCAGTGTGTTGTTGCAGTGGTGTTGAGAGTCAGCAGACGGAACAAACCTCGTCCTGTTGTGGGGGTGAGGAACCCGGGGATAATGGGCACGAAAAAGATGGGACGCGCTTCTGTGATTGCCATCAAGATCAGTCGGCTCAGCTAGACAGTCCCGAGCTGCCTGCTCCCAATGAGCAAAGCCTGTTGGCCAAGCACGGTTGGGAGGTCATGCCTAGAACGAGGCTGCTTCCTAACAAGTTATTGCACTTAGCTACCACGGTACAGCCTCCTCCTTTGAATCTTTCTCAAAGTTATTGCGTGTATTTGCTTTGATCGATTTTTGTGAGAATCGGGCACCTTGTGTGTGCCTCAGACACCTTAACGAGAGGTGATGACGGACTAATTTCTATAGATCCGTGTCGCAAGGTTAGGGATTCTATATCCTTGGTTTCTCCGTAACTACCTGATAGATTAGGGTAGTATGTACCAGGTGTCCCTAGATGAAGCTGTGAAGTCAGTAGCACTGTCTGGGCTTCTCTATTTGATCAAGTCTTCGTGTGCCAGCTGCCTTAATGATGCAGCTGGCCACTCAAAAATCATTTTCAATTCAAAGCAATACATCAAAATATGAAATCAATTATCGTCGTCATCCTCAGCGCGCTGAGTTTCCTCCTTGTAGCCTGCAACCAAAGCACGGAAGCCAAGACTGAGGCTCAAACCAAGCCTAGTGAAGTCAGTGCAGAGTATCCACTGGATGTGTGTGTGGTCTCCGGAAAGAAATTAGGCTCGATGGGGGACCCCTATGTAGTTACTTATGAAGGGCAGGAAGTGCGCTTCTGTTGCTCTCACTGCGAGCCCAAATTTCAGAAGGATCCAGCCAGCTACCTGGCCAAGCTCAAGAAGGGAAAGGAGTAATCTGATTTAGATATTTAAATCGTTGTAATCTATTCGGCGGATTGTGGCCGTGCCAAATGAAGGGAGTCCGCAATTCGCCATATCGCACGTCACACAAAATCTTTGATACTCGATCACCATGAAGAAATCAGCGTTCATTCTAACCAGTCTGGGAATCGCGAGTTTATTATCCTCTTGCCAAAATACCTCACCCACGTTGGTTGAACCCATCGGGGGATTGGGAGTCAAGGGGGCTGATACCAGCGAAGCGAGGGCCTATACAGTG
Above is a genomic segment from Rubritalea squalenifaciens DSM 18772 containing:
- a CDS encoding YHS domain-containing protein, which produces MKSIIVVILSALSFLLVACNQSTEAKTEAQTKPSEVSAEYPLDVCVVSGKKLGSMGDPYVVTYEGQEVRFCCSHCEPKFQKDPASYLAKLKKGKE